The segment GACACGCTTGGGCTCCTTCTTGCGGAACATCTCGAGCATTCGCCTCGTCACGAGAAAGCCGCCGAACACGTTGACGGCCGCGAGCGCGACCGCGAGCGTGCCGAAGAACTTGCCGGTCAAGCCGACGGTGAGCGCTGCCGCGAGCATCGCGCCGACGATCACGATCGCCGAGATCGCGTTGGTCACGGCCATCAGCGGCGTATGCAGCGCCGGCGTGACGTTCCAGACGACGTGGTAGCCGACGTACACCGCCAGCACGAAGAT is part of the Burkholderia pyrrocinia genome and harbors:
- a CDS encoding NAD(P) transhydrogenase subunit alpha — translated: MEVINHTVINVIIFVLAVYVGYHVVWNVTPALHTPLMAVTNAISAIVIVGAMLAAALTVGLTGKFFGTLAVALAAVNVFGGFLVTRRMLEMFRKKEPKRVEGGKEGAR